A single genomic interval of Cryomorphaceae bacterium harbors:
- a CDS encoding DUF433 domain-containing protein: MKEYQQIIRIRSEVRFGRPCVRDTRISVDDVLGWLASGMSIAEIVADFPELTERDIRACLAYAADREGRTRVA, encoded by the coding sequence ATGAAGGAGTATCAGCAAATTATTCGTATTCGTTCCGAGGTTCGATTTGGCCGGCCATGCGTAAGAGATACAAGGATTTCAGTAGATGATGTATTGGGCTGGCTCGCTTCGGGGATGAGTATTGCTGAGATTGTTGCTGATTTTCCGGAATTGACAGAAAGGGATATAAGGGCTTGTTTGGCTTATGCTGCTGACAGAGAGGGTAGAACAAGGGTGGCCTGA